GATACTGAGCGCAAACTTCGCCAAACTGGCCGACGAAATCGGACAGATTGAGCATACTGGCGTGAAGATGGTTCACCTCGACGTTATGGACGGCCATTTCGTGCCGAATATTACTATCGGGCCGGTCGTGATTGCGAAAATCCGCAAATATTCCAACCTCGCGTTCGACAGCCACCTTATGATTAGCGAGCCGGAAAGATACGCCGATGATTTTATCAAGGCGGGTGTGAATAATATTACTTTTCATATCGAGGTTGTGCCGAATCCGAAGGATTTTATAAAGAAGCTGCACGACGCAGGCATATCGGCCGGACTTTGTCTTAATCCTGAAACGCCTGTGTCGAAAATTGAAAAATACGCGCATTTAGCCGATATGATTTTGGTTATGACGGTTCATCCCGGCTTTGGCGGGCAGAGTTTCATTCAGGCCGCGGCTGATAAAATAAAACCCATTCGTCAGATTGTCGGGGCGAATATAAGGATTGAAGTTGACGGCGGAATCGACGCAAAAACAACGCCGATTGTTACGGCACTCGGAGCAGATACATTAGTCGCCGGTAATGCTATCTTCGGACAAGCCGACAGGGTAAAAGCAATCGAGGCAATTCGTAAGGCCATTGTAAATGTTTAAATGTATTACAAATGTTAAATCTTAAATTATTATTGGTATGGACAAAAGAACAAAGATTGTTACTGCTGTTGCGATGCTGACGATTGGTATAACGTTTATTGTTGTACTATATATAAAATCGGCGGTAATGCACAAGATTCCCGCTTACATTGCTTTCGTCCTCGGTGCAGGAGTTTTAGTCGGCGAATCAATCGCCGCGTATGTAGTCCTCACCAAACCTGACAAACAATAAAACTTTCTCTTATCGCAGGAAAGAGTCTTCCCTTTTTAGTTGTCTCAATAATTAAAATTCTATGAAGTGGATTCATTTATATTTTCAATACACAACCATATCAACGAAAGCATTCTAAAAAATAAATAGTTTATATTTCTATCTTTTTCTATGTTCTTTTTATCAGTTTCATGATGTCTAATTCTATACTCATTTCCCACTAAGGTTAACTTTTTAAATTCATCCTCAAATAAATCTTTATCTAATTCATTAGATATAATTCCAATAAGTCTTTGAGATGAATTTTTTTTATCATGATTAAAGTATGTTTTTATTCTTTCAAAAGCATCCCATAATTTCTCTAATGCTATTTGCTTGTCATTTGCGTCCAAAAATCTGGTTTTTGCTTCTTCAATTAATGCGTTCAATTCTTCATCTTTTGTTTTTG
Above is a genomic segment from Phycisphaerae bacterium containing:
- the rpe gene encoding ribulose-phosphate 3-epimerase produces the protein MADRQLPKAGTIEIAPSILSANFAKLADEIGQIEHTGVKMVHLDVMDGHFVPNITIGPVVIAKIRKYSNLAFDSHLMISEPERYADDFIKAGVNNITFHIEVVPNPKDFIKKLHDAGISAGLCLNPETPVSKIEKYAHLADMILVMTVHPGFGGQSFIQAAADKIKPIRQIVGANIRIEVDGGIDAKTTPIVTALGADTLVAGNAIFGQADRVKAIEAIRKAIVNV